The following coding sequences lie in one Arachis stenosperma cultivar V10309 chromosome 5, arast.V10309.gnm1.PFL2, whole genome shotgun sequence genomic window:
- the LOC130981821 gene encoding pentatricopeptide repeat-containing protein At4g19440, chloroplastic yields MRSTTTTLTRRTTLPLAQPSPLFTRRRLTTPPSSSPSLPPRHHKNPPLHASDSSSPLTSLPSILSSKLLDSSKCKFLIPRLSPHDFDRFFFSTHIAATARNNNHHHHNLDVLTTFRFFNFASKCFGFAFTVRSYCVLLRMLLASNFLPRARSILGSLIDGRAPALFENRRNGPIEIAASMLELNAATGMRYGELDLLIHTLCSQFKNLGVGVAFDAFWLFEKEGILPSTKSCNFLLSSLVKNNELEKSFEVFEAVCRCGSPDVYTISTAVNGFCKGGRVDDAVGLFLRMKELGVSPNVVTYNNVIDGLCKSGRIEEALRFKERMLESKVRPSVVTYCALINGLVKLEKFDEAHCVFLEMRSRGIAPNEFVYNTMIDGYCRNKNMSEALRIRDEMLSNGIIPNDVTLNTLLQGYCRSNQMEQAEKQVEHILSRGLAVNQDACSYVIHWLFGKSRFDAALKIVRQLLLRNVKTSDSLLTPLVCGLCRCGKHAEATELWFGLAKRGLSANTATSNALLHGFCEQGNTEEGITLFKEMIQWGLVPDRISFNTLIFGFCKVGKIDEAFVLKEEMNEQGFQSDMYTYNFLMKGLADMGKMDEVNKVLDEAEGCGLVPNVYTYALILEGYCKADQIGHAINLFDELVKKVELSPVLYNILIAAYCRDGNVTEAFKLRDAMKSRGILRTCSTYSSLIHGMCKLGRVEEAKEIFEEIRNEGLLPNVFCYTALIDGYCKLGKMDKAGNILLEMSLNDIQPNKITYTILIDGYCKLGNMKEANTLLNEMIANGITPDDVTRKALKNGYCKERKLQGALQLRDHLSGRGEPLDEVTYSTLVQGLHSPTAISNQK; encoded by the coding sequence ATGCGTTCCACAACCACCACCCTCACCAGGAGGACCACTCTCCCACTCGCTCAACCTTCCCCTCTCTTCACGCGCCGCCGCCTCACTACTCCTCCttcctcttctccttctctCCCGCCACGTCATCACAAAAACCCTCCGCTTCACGCTTctgattcttcttctcccctcACCTCCCTCCCTTCCATCCTCTCCTCCAAGCTTCTCGATTCTTCCAAATGCAAGTTCCTCATTCCCCGTTTGTCCCCTCACGACTTCGATCGTTTCTTCTTCTCTACTCACATCGCCGCCACCGCCCGAAATAataaccaccaccaccacaaccTCGACGTCCTCACCACTTTCCGTTTCTTCAACTTCGCGTCCAAATGCTTCGGTTTCGCTTTCACCGTTCGGTCTTACTGCGTCTTGCTCCGTATGCTTCTCGCTTCGAATTTCTTGCCTCGTGCGAGATCGATTCTCGGAAGTTTGATCGATGGGAGAGCACCTGCTCTGTTCGAAAACCGCCGCAACGGACCAATCGAGATTGCAGCTTCTATGTTGGAGCTTAATGCAGCTACTGGTATGAGATATGGTGAATTGGACTTGTTGATTCATACTCTCTGTTCTCAGTTTAAGAATTTAGGTGTTGGTGTTGCTTTTGATGCATTCTGGTTGTTCGAGAAGGAAGGTATTCTTCCTTCTACTAAGTCCTGCAATTTCTTGCTTAGCTCTTTAGTGAAGAATAATGAGCTTGAGAAGAGCTTTGAGGTTTTCGAGGCTGTTTGTCGATGCGGTTCGCCAGATGTTTACACGATAAGTACTGCTGTTAATGGTTTTTGTAAGGGAGGGAGGGTTGATGATGCCGTTGGGTTGTTTCTAAGAATGAAGGAGTTAGGTGTTTCGCCTAATGTGGTGACTTATAATAACGTGATTGATGGGTTGTGCAAGAGTGGAAGGATCGAAGAGGCCTTGAGATTTAAGGAGAGAATGTTAGAAAGCAAAGTAAGACCGTCTGTCGTAACTTACTGTGCCCTTATTAATGGTTTGGTGAAGTTGGAGAAGTTTGATGAGGCACATTGTGTTTTTTTAGAAATGCGCAGCAGGGGAATTGCCCCTAATGAGTTTGTTTATAATACAATGATTGATGGGTACTGCAGGAACAAGAATATGAGCGAGGCACTAAGGATCAGGGATGAGATGTTATCCAACGGGATAATTCCCAATGATGTTACTCTTAATACTCTGTTACAAGGATATTGTAGGAGTAATCAAATGGAGCAAGCTGAGAAACAAGTAGAGCACATTTTATCGCGTGGGTTAGCTGTTAACCAGGATGCGTGTTCTTATGTTATTCATTGGTTATTTGGTAAATCCAGATTTGATGCAGCTCTCAAAATTGTAAGACAGCTGCTGTTGAGGAATGTCAAGACCAGTGATAGCTTGCTGACCCCTTTGGTCTGTGGACTTTGTAGATGTGGAAAACATGCAGAGGCAACTGAACTTTGGTTTGGCCTTGCAAAGAGAGGCCTTTCAGCAAATACGGCTACCTCAAATGCTCTTCTTCATGGATTTTGTGAACAAGGGAACACAGAGGAGGGCATCACATTATTCAAAGAGATGATTCAGTGGGGCTTGGTGCCAGATAGGATCTCTTTCAACACACTTATTTTTGGCTTTTGCAAAGTGGGTAAAATCGATGAAGCTTTTGTGCTAAAGGAAGAGATGAATGAGCAAGGATTTCAATCTGATATGTATACCTACAATTTCCTAATGAAGGGATTGGCTGATATGGGGAAAATGGATGAGGTTAATAAGGTTTTGGATGAAGCTGAAGGGTGTGGCTTGGTTCCAAATGTCTATACATATGCACTTATATTAGAAGGATACTGTAAGGCTGACCAGATTGGACATGCTATAAACTTATTTGATGAGCTGGTCAAGAAAGTAGAGCTAAGCCCTGTTCTTTATAACATTCTTATTGCAGCCTACTGTAGGGATGGGAATGTCACGGAAGCCTTCAAACTTCGTGATGCCATGAAAAGTAGGGGCATCCTACGCACCTGCTCCACATATTCTTCGCTAATACATGGTATGTGCAAACTTGGCCGTGTTGAAGAAGCAAAAGAGATTTTTGAAGAAATCAGAAATGAAGGGTTGCTGCCAAATGTTTTTTGCTATACTGCTCTAATTGATGGTTACTGTAAGTTAGGAAAGATGGATAAAGCTGGGAATATCTTACTTGAAATGTCTTTGAATGACATACAACCTAATAAGATTACCTACACTATTCTGATAGATGGGTATTGTAAATTGGGGAATATGAAAGAAGCAAATACACTTTTAAACGAGATGATAGCAAATGGAATAACTCCAGATGATGTCACTCGTAAGGCATTGAAAAATGGGTATTGCAAGGAAAGGAAGCTGCAAGGAGCCTTGCAATTGCGTGATCATTTGTCTGGTAGAGGAGAACCCTTAGATGAAGTTACATATTCTACATTGGTTCAGGGTTTACATTCTCCTACAGCAATTAGCAATCAGAAATAA
- the LOC130981823 gene encoding coniferyl alcohol acyltransferase, whose amino-acid sequence MSNITKEGENGNFEVIFSRKTVVKAANPVPKPFSIRLSNLDLLSGRFPVTYLYFYRRPQVDDFRAVVEALKTSLAQILNYYYPFAGQIAENPKTSEPEIICDNNGALFIEAHINIPLKSVDFYNLNKTIGGKIVSIQPDFPMQVQVTDYTCGGISIAFTFDHALGDASSFGKFIASWCEISQNKPLICLPDHTRSLHARSPPRYHPSLDQTFIKCTKEDIQNISMNHISLKRLYHINASSINMLQRLASVNGAKRTKIEAFSAYVWKKMIGTIDQSHKKCKMGWLVDGRERMSRGRNSMSNYIGNVLSLALGEASIQELKEASISDIANMVNEAISKVNNEVHFSDLIDWIECHRPGLMIAKAVLGQEGPTLVVSSGRRFPITEVDFGFGTPLIGTAYTSIEKIGVGYMNQRQSAKGDGSWTVSAILWPELAAALESDPIFQPMSTSHLQL is encoded by the coding sequence ATGTCCAATATTACCAAGGAAGGTGAGAATGGGAATTTTGAAGTGATATTCAGCAGGAAGACTGTCGTAAAAGCTGCCAATCCAGTACCAAAGCCTTTTTCAATCAGACTCTCAAATCTTGACCTCCTTTCAGGCCGTTTTCCAGTTACATATTTGTATTTCTACCGCAGGCCACAAGTAGATGATTTCAGAGCTGTTGTTGAGGCTCTCAAGACCTCTCTAGCACAAATACTTAATTACTACTACCCTTTTGCTGGCCAAATTGCTGAAAATCCCAAAACCAGTGAGCCGGAAATCATTTGTGATAACAATGGTGCTCTATTCATTGAGGCACACATCAATATTCCATTAAAGAGTGTAGATTTCTATAATCTCAACAAAACTATCGGAGGAAAAATAGTCTCCATTCAACCAGACTTCCCCATGCAAGTTCAGGTAACAGACTACACTTGTGGAGGCATTTCTATAGCATTTACTTTTGACCATGCATTAGGGGATGCAAGTTCCTTTGGTAAATTTATTGCCTCCTGGTGTGAAATATCCCAAAATAAACCACTAATCTGCCTGCCAGACCACACTAGATCCCTTCATGCGCGTTCTCCTCCAAGATATCACCCATCCTTGGACCAAACTTTTATCAAATGCACCAAAGAAGACATACAAAACATATCAATGAACCACATCTCACTTAAACGACTATACCACATCAATGCATCAAGTATTAACATGCTGCAGAGACTTGCATCTGTTAATGGTGCAAAGAGAACAAAGATTGAGGCTTTCTCTGCCTATGTATGGAAGAAAATGATCGGTACCATTGATCAAAGCCATAAAAAGTGTAAGATGGGTTGGTTGGTCGATGGCAGAGAGAGAATGAGCAGGGGTAGGAATTCCATGTCAAATTACATTGGCAATGTCCTATCTTTGGCTTTAGGGGAAGCAAGTATTCAAGAATTGAAGGAAGCCTCTATATCAGACATAGCTAACATGGTAAATGAGGCAATTTCAAAGGTGAACAATGAGGTTCATTTCTCGGACTTGATTGATTGGATCGAGTGTCATAGGCCTGGTTTGATGATAGCAAAGGCAGTCTTGGGTCAAGAAGGGCCAACCTTGGTCGTGTCCTCAGGAAGGAGGTTTCCTATCACTGAAGTTGACTTTGGATTTGGGACTCCCCTGATAGGGACAGCATACACTTCCATTGAAAAGATTGGAGTTGGTTACATGAATCAAAGGCAAAGTGCCAAGGGTGATGGCTCTTGGACTGTGTCTGCTATCTTGTGGCCTGAACTTGCAGCTGCACTGGAGAGTGACCCAATTTTCCAGCCAATGTCTACTTCTCATCTTCAACTTTAG
- the LOC130983260 gene encoding uncharacterized protein LOC130983260: protein MASQLASNTRCQTLMHCTASYGERGSGSRGRGGCKLSHRYRRITNHGGDNDEGSGNASTQQEQDLNKKKGAKQQLAQKLHRLGFSYLASSFIYVVTKVKAFYNGFLGDVSNQPNAITAMEAQLTEPYFSFPVLPYN from the coding sequence ATGGCATCACAACTTGCCAGCAATACAAGATGCCAAACATTAATGCACTGCACAGCCTCCTACGGCGAAAGAGGGAGCGGCAGCCGTGGTCGTGGCGGTTGCAAACTCTCTCATCGGTACCGTCGAATAACGAACCACGGCGGCGACAACGACGAAGGCAGTGGCAATGCAAGCACCCAACAAGAACAAGATTTGAACAAGAAGAAAGGTGCAAAGCAGCAGCTAGCACAAAAGCTTCACAGGTTGGGATTCTCGTACCTTGCATCATCTTTTATTTACGTTGTCACAAAGGTTAAGGCCTTCTACAATGGTTTTCTCGGAGATGTTTCCAATCAACCAAATGCAATAACCGCCATGGAGGCACAACTCACCGAGCCATATTTCTCATTTCCAGTTCTTCCTtacaattaa